The nucleotide window AAAAGacataaattacaatttcaCTTGTTTGGATAGTCATCACAGAATTAGAATTTACTTAGAAGtaacaacattttttttttccaatagtCTTGTATATAAAATCTGGATAGGAATAATTGGCATCGTTCaacacattattattattattattattattattattattattattattatatatataatttgaaagACTTGTGCAATATGAAAATTGTCTAACAGCACATACCTCAATTGTTACTAATGTAAAGAATTGCAACTATCGCTTgtgtaatttaaaaaagcataaatcacgtcattaaaaaaatgaagctAATCATCCCAACTAATGTTTCAacaaaatagcaaaaattAAAGATGTCAACTAAATATAAAATGTGTCCACGCTCTCAGTGAAATAAACATCAACACCATTCCCTTCTTTCTCTCAGTTGGAATTGTCTTTAACATGAGAAattgtttctcattttctatAAACCAAGAGCATGCCTTCAGTTGTTCATATGGACTAAGATCTGGAATTGCAATGACTTCATTATATACTTCTATTGGATCAAGCTTTTGTGTAGTAGAATTGATAAAGTGTTCCAAAGATGAAGCCAAGCCACTGAATCAGCAAGAATATTAGTTGTACCTCTTTTTTTGTGGGGGAATATCAAAaggattttgatttcttctctTTAGACAACTAGAGCTGGGTGAAACATCATCAACCAGACAACTCTCAAAACCTTGAGTATCACTTTCCAAATCAACAATATTATTGGGATCACTCTCAGGAGTCATAATCTCAGCAGCATCTGCACATGTTTCAACACCCTCTCCAGTAGCTCTATCTTTGCCACATAAATCCATTATATCATCCCAGTTTGCAATCACTTTAAATCGAAAAGTTCTAGCATCTTCATGAGACTATCAAGCAGAAAATCAAAGTTAACCGTTTATTTACCACAATTTTAGTCATACAAAAAGATATAATTGCATTATAAATTACCTTCACGTACTCATCCCAAACATTGTCTTCATCTACACTGATCATCTTCTTTGTTGCATCCTAATTGAATCCACTCTGACTTAATATATCACTCACTATACCATAAAATCTTTTTCAGGTTTTAACACGATCTCTTATGTTATCAGCACTTACTTCAATATCAAATTGTGCAAACAATATGGTAGCAGCTGTGTTATAAGCAACTGCTTTCCAACCCTCATCTCCTTTGTGACAAATCTGATGTTCTTCTCTAAGTATATCAGCTAATGAACGCTCacatttttgaatgttttgcgcccccaagCATTAGACGTGCACTAGAGTGCCACCACAGGGTAGTTTTCACACTCCGCTCCACTCTCCCTctctgatgtaggattttcttttgaaatcaaaTCGTGCTGTTGTAAATTCTTGAATTAGTTCCTCTGATGAATTGCCCTAGGACTTTCTGTTTAGCATGAGGCCATTTAGTTCAGTTGAATGGTTTGGATGCAAATTGAATGCATGCTGGCAGTTGCGATATATATTTATGCTTTTGACAGGTGGAAATGTTGGGAAATGATCATATTACTGGGGAGACTTTGCTgaattttcggtagaagtcaaacttgtcataaacttgaattttaacTAGAAGGGCAATTTAGTCATTGTGCCCGGCACCTGCCAAGTGTCGGACATGCACAGGGTTTggctcagattccaaagtgaaatttgggtcGAGTCCTGTCAAGAAAACCCTTTATTAGATTAGTGAAATTAGTTTCTGGTTTTAGGTGTATTGGTAGCTAGAATTCTTTTATGACAGAGTATGTTAAAGTTTATTTATTGgtaatttgtttatatttttgatCTTTTGACATGAAATGAGTGGCGTGGTATTGAAGGACATGGAATTAGTGTGTGTTTTAGGTTATAGTTAAACCATTTTCCTTGCTTAATCAAAGGAGGTTAGCCTTCCTCTGAACATATATGGTTGCAGCCCTGAAATAAATACATTCATGTTATATGTCATTAAACTTTCTTCACAAACAAAAGAATGGCAATTGATTTAATACAAATGATAGCGGGTGAATAAGACATTACAATTTGGTGCTGAAATTCACCAATAAGAGGTATGCCTGCCAAGATGCATGGGAGTCCGGTCCCTGCAAGTCAAGAATTGCACAAATATCTTCTTGGGTGAAAAACAAACGAGATTAATGTGCCATGTGAATTCTACAAAGGCAGATCAGTTACCTGAACCATAGAGCAGCGAGTAAAAGTACTAGAGTCATCACAAACAAATATCTTCTACTGTCATTGTTGAAGCTGTCATGTAAGCAGCTGCCTCGGCTTTCTTTTCGAATGAAGATGTTACAAATTGTAGGTCATAGTATCTCTTCAAAACCTCGCCCTGCGCATTGTAGTGTGAATTTACTTCTCATGCTAGAAATACCTAAACTTTTGTCTGGCTATAAACTATAACTGTAAATCTATACATGCTAAAAATAGTCAAACATACCTTGATCTCTGGTATCACATAAACCATGTTGCACAAGAAAGctagtttagaaaatagctTGGTTTCAGACCATGGAACTCTAACCAAAAATCTTGAGAAAGATTCAGGATCATATGATTTGTATCCCATTTCTCCATTCTTTTCTTCTAAACTACAACCCTCTACACAACAACCCTCCTCTCCATTATTGTTGTCTTCCTCCTCATCCTCAACCTGTTTTTGCTGCCATATATTCCTCCACTTACTTCTGAGTTCCACAAGCCTCTCCATCCAATTAGCTCTCTTTATCTCCCCTCCTTCATTACCCGTACTCTCCCCAGACTTATCCACCATATTCATGTTCATGTTCTTTTCCACCATGTCCATAGGCTTATACGgaccaaataaaaatgagCCAGGACAATTTGGGAGAATGGaacttgaaattttaaaagggAAAATTCCTATGGAACGGCTattgtttggttgtgttgATGATGATGCACGAATACGATTGGTGCATGAACAAAGATGGTTATGATCTGAACAAGACCTGCGGATACGAACGTGGTCTTTGAAGATGGGGTTTGTTCTTTTGGTTGAGTTAGCCGGAGAGGTAGGAATTGATAATGAAGTGCATGCCATGGTTGCACAAAACAGGAATTGAACAAAATTACGGCAATGGACTTTTATAGCATACCATAGTCAGCTACTTGCTCCTTGTTTGCAACGGAAACTTTAGGAAAAAACTACCGTTATATACAAGGCAAATTAGTCATTGCACCACCTTATACAAGTCAGCTATGGATAAAGATCATGAAGGATCacaaatccaaaataaaatatgatgtcAACGCTTTGGTTGTTGATTTCAACGGTTCCCCTTGGAGAGCCAGCCTTCACACAATTTTGTCTAATTGTTTTTGGAgtttccatttcattttcaagtaCAGCGGGAAGATGAATATATTTTAGTCCCAAGCTCATAtcagttttgtttcttcttcttctgataaTGATTAACAGCAAAGTTAAGCTCTACCGAAACTTCGGCGTTGATGCACCATGGTTGCCCCTTGGCCGACGGAAAGGGTCAGGCAATTGTCTTTAATTTCAATATCAACATAGTTATCTAAGCTTGTATTTGCATAATTGAAATTGGATTTGAAAATACTATTCTCTTGACCGCATCTCTAAAGAGAGTCATTCACTAACATTATTCATTTTGGAAACCTGAATGTGCAAAGCTTGCATCAGAGTGTAAAAGTTTCAAtcacaagttttttttaataatttctttgtttttttaaaaaaaatttaaacatttTAATTTGATAGTAAATACAAATCTCAAAACTTCGAAAATTGGTCACGCaattgttgaggcccaaaaaatccacgcttcggcccaaataaattctcAGCCCAATGCGATATCTTACCgagaagaaacccaatttgggGCACGCGAAAGTTTGCCATATGCGCTTATACacatgccacgccaagcaaataaacaacatgccatgctacaagcttaagtgggcccaagccacgcaagatgcccggggcttgcttgagtgggttgtggtatggatggtaataggtcgtcatgaggcccattgatgggtcaagaaatggaggttccgggttgcttgggagcctcggaacccaagcccatttcttaggcccaaacatgtgggtgagcacaaaagggaaaataactcaatcaaaataacccaaccaaaattagCCCAGTCAAAGGATAGCCCAACCAAAAGCCCAATGTTTAAATAGCCCACTTATTTAAATGAAGTACCTTAGCCCATACAAAATTCCACAATAAGCCACAAAAGCCTCAGCCCTTTGCTAGAAAAGTAGAAGCCACGTAGAAGAGGTCTGCAGGTTCACTGAACAGAGTTATTGGGAAGTGCCAGCACATGGGAatggatcaagttccaaaataaaacaccAGAGAAACCAAGGGATGTTAACATGCAAGCTACCAGGAAGAGAGACACTCTTCAAACCAACATACATATCCCAACTCCTTCCCTATCAAAACTGGTTATAGGAAAgagtgagaaagaaaggaagaaaatggcTGGAAGTAGAAATCTTCTACTGAAGTAGCCGCAGGAAATGAGGCCTTGAGCTCCAAAatccctgattttgtgcaaatagatAGAGAAAAATCTCACTAAAATAGGGAAAAGTCAAgataagaaaggaaaagggaaggaaaaaacTTGCTAAGTTGGGGAAGAAACCATTAGGTTTTCTTGGGGAATGAAGGTTTCCCTCAGCTATAAAAGGAGGTCCCTTCCACCTAGCAAAAACCAACCCAGGctgagagagcaagcttcctctcttactaGCAAAATCCAGTAGCCCTattcactcttcttcttcgttctTCTCTGTTAACAGACTATTTTCAGagtctgtcaagctgccggaagaagtAATGCCCTTCCTTTACCCCTTTTTAGCCAAGATCATCCTGCAAACCTTGTCTCCCTCATCTTAAACACTCCCATTTCTCCCTAGGAAgccttattttcctctttggtgcTCAACTCATGCTGACcttgctcccatgccacaatcTCCTCATGCTAAGCTAAAactttatctgtaagcaagcATAAATCACCTGTAAGCAGCCATCATTTtcgttggtgaaggtaaccagaaCACTTCCTAAGGCTTTACTGCCCTTTCGAAGTGCTTTTGGGGCTTAATTTTCGAACTCAGGCACAGGGGGCAATTTCagtaattttccttttacggcagcccagcccatttgcAGCTGCTGGAAGAAAAAGACCCCCACATAAATTGGCGACTCTGCTGGGGATTAAGCCATTATCTTCATCAATACCACCAAGGAAGAAGGACAGAGCCAAGCTTGTCATTCAAACACCATCGTTGGAAGAGCTGTTGCTAGATGCaataaaccaaagaaaataaagagataaGAGCattccttctttccttttctttttttttggctatCTGCTTTGCAGAACAAACATGATATCGATTGCTCACATGCTCCCTTTGTTTATGCCTTAGATCTCCATTCTTAAGTAAAACAAGATCTTGTAAGAGGGCTGGGGGCTTTGGCAAATTCATCATTCATGCCTTTGAGCGAACTACACATGCAAACTCCAAAATACTTGGGGGTTTCGTGCCAAGCAaatctgtaaaaaaaaaaaagagaggagtcAAAATTCAATTCCAAATGACTTGGGGGCTTCCcgccaattaaaaaaaaaaggtcaagcACAAGCACTTCAAAGTTTCTCATGCTAAACTAAGCTATGCCttggttccaagagttgtgtGAACATTATTCAGCAAGTCCAACTATATCATTCCAAGCCAAGTTACATTCTTCCAGCTCCTACTCTACAAGCAAAGAATTTATGGCACTTACCTCATTTCAAATCTTCTTAACCCCTGCCCTATTTCAAACATCATACTAGTATATATGCCCCTTAACCCCCAAAGCTCAATTTATCCATGCAACTCAAGATTGAACAAGTCCTCTTCGGAACGCTGCTTGCATCACCTCCATCTTTAGCACTGCCCACAGAATGCCCTGACTTTCTATGCCAATCTCGGTTCCACACTCCACATGCTCTCTATTGGAGGCCAAAGATAAgaaaatctttctttttctttcctacctTTTTAAGATTtcacaataaaatatatattatcatgCCATATGCCATACTTGTAAAAGCAGCACAAGCATGTCATCTATTCAAATATAAACATgtaatgataaattttttttcttcttatatatatatatatatatataaatcatgTTTTAGGCCAATACCAACAGAGTGAAGTTGGGCTATTCAGCTTCCTTTATTTCTTGTCTTTCACTTTGAAAGGAATACAAACACTAGGCATTTACACACTACTCAAAGCACGAGTATCATCACGTGCTTTAATAATTTCCAAAGCATCACATGCTTGCATATTACTGAAAGCAACCTATGTTGGTTTAATATTGATGCGTGATTCATTCGTTAGTTAATGATGTTGGATGACATTCATTTGAAATCGACAAATATCAATTATATTCATTTACAAGCTGCAACACATGTATTATTTTAACCACCATCTGCTTTGGTCATGCAGAAATTATATATCTGTCAAGCACTTTGTCCTTTTAAAGACGATGAGTACACTTCTCTACACCTCAAGCCTCAAGGAGCATGGGACCCTATGTTCCTGCACCGATCAGCATCTCAACACGCTCAGTGGCACCAAGCCATGCCAACAACAAAATTGTGCCATAGGAGATGGTCTAAAGAGGAATCATGCCAAGAAGAAACAATCCAACTCCAAAATCATGCAACTCAAACATTTCACTTGATGCAATCATTTCAAGCAAAATCAGATATCACAAGATCAAGCTTTTCAAGCAACACAATCAACATAAAAATGAGAACTTGGTGTTTCTAGCTGCCGGAAGCGCAGAGAAGAAGCCATGCTATCATGCCAAATTGTCAACATTGCAATAGAGGGATATCCTAAGTTCATCACGCCATGCAATGACCCAAAGCCATCGAAGGCTATTTGGGAGCCTTGTGGAAACATGGAAAAAGCTTACGAGTGTAAATATTCAAAACCTTCAAGTTATAGCACCCCATGGCCACTTACTGATGGATGGGAGAATGGTTCCAGCAGCAAAGTATTCACATTGGACATGCCGGAAGAACGCCACTTGGGGGCTTCATTTGGTTAGCAAGATTATCAAGAGACAGCTGCCGTAACCTCTCATAACCGCACAAAAGTTGAAGAAAGTGCAATGGGTTATGAGCTGCAAATCACTCTTTGATTAGTTGGGTTATGATCTGTATAATGTAAAGCAGCAGCTGTGGCTCTGTTAAATATCTCTGCAGAGCATGACAGCCTACTGCAACACATGCCAAATACATGCCAATCTAAGCCACAACCTTTCATGCTATTGCAAGACATGCACACTCCTTGGCCCTTTCATACTTGGGGGCTTAATTTGATTGGAGTATTCATCAATGCAAAATGGCTCAAAGCCTTACTATTGTTGAGTTGCTtttacacccaaaaaaaaaaaaaaaagcacgcCACTTAGCAGTAAGACATGCCAAGCAAAGTCACTTGGATGGGGTCCGGGGCCATCAACAAGCAGCACGCCAAAGCAAAATAATATGGGGCATGCATTCTTGAGCTGCTGGAACAACGAAACCATTGTCCCCTTTTGATAAGCAACCAGAATATGCAAAACATCTAGGAATTTTACAAAGAACATGCATATACTAGTCAGACCCTTTTTAAGTATGACAAGAGGGTGTTTTTCAGGCCTAGTGGTCagacaaaattttggcagcaTATACCTTGTTTTTAAGGATATCCAACCTGTCAGAGAATCTCCAGCAgctcataaaaataaattttgccAACCAagcaatatttatatataagacATGCAAATTACAACATGCCTCAAGCATTCGGAAGTTAATACAAGCTCCAGTGATTCAACACTGCATTACGAATTCATAACGACAGGGTCGTTAGAGTGTccaaaagaaaacgaaaaaaaaaaactacagtCAAAGCAAGATAAAACTACACATGCTAAAGACCCATGCAGCCTATGGTCTTCAAGGGAACAGAACCACGCGCCAAGATAATCAGTCACCAAGCCAAGAGGAGACAACCTGCAAGAAGAAGACGTGTGTCAAGATCAAGTGATGCTGGAAGGAGTAGCccgataaaataaaaaaaataaaaaaaagaggaattaTATACCTTAAAGCTATGAAGAATGCCCAAAAAGAACGAAAGAAGCCCTAGGAGATGATCTGGTTGTTGTCTCCGTCACGCACTTAGCAAGGGAAAAGGCATGCACTTCCCTGCGCTGGCTATCCAATTCCTGTTGCTTAATGTTCAAAGTGTCGGCATCAGCTTTCACCTCACTAGAACCATGTGATAATTTCATGCTATGAATGGCCCGCACTCCAAAGACAGCACATGCTAGGTTCCTCACGAGAttgatggggaagtccacatGAAAGCCCAGAGTTATGGCCTCACATATCTTAGCACCACCATCAAAAAAGGCTTTGAACGCCATGAAGGAATTCTCCCAATCTTGCCAAGACATGCTTTCCTCCGATAAATGCCCCATGGAAATGGAAACATCATCCTCCTTATGGCTGTCATCAATAATCTCACCACGAGGCAGCACTGCTGGAAGCTGTGGAGAGGTGCCGGAAGTTATGTCGGATGTGCTTAGGAAAAGAGGAGTAGGAGGCAGCACTGCTGGAAGCTGTGGAGAGGTGCCAGCAGTTGTGTCAGATGTGCTTAGGAAAGGATGAGCAGGAGGTTGCGCTGCTGGAAGACGCAGGGCAGTGTCAGCAGCTACGCTGGACGTCCCAAGAGGAGGAGTAGGAAGTGTATCCTCCGCGACTTGTGAGATGCTCTCAacctgaaaaaaagaaaaattggcaGCATGTACCTTGCACCTACCACAACCTGACCTGTTGAAATCTCAAGCAACTCATGCATTTCAGCCAGGCAGAGTGTACAGAACAAGCTGGAAATCTTTATCTCAATGCATTCCAAATTGCAACAATTCATGCATTTCATTGTTTCCAACCGAGCAAAGCGTACAAAACAGGCCGAAGCTCAATATCTCAAGCATTCTACATCAAAAGTTCTGATAGAAAGTATGCAACAATGTTGTGTTCCAAGTTCCCGACAACATGAGCTTTAGGCtctcaaaaaaaaagggggggggggggtacAACTCGGGCCCAAATGCAGTCAACTATGCTAAAGATCGATACACCCTGCAGTTTCAAAAGGAAAAGCTACTACACACTGAGCCAGCCAGCCCCTACAACAAAGAAATGCAGCCTGCAAAGCGAAATAAGGACAAGTGTTAGAGAAAGATGGTGCTGGAAGATATGCCCTTTCtattaaaagaatatatatatatatattacggtGCAAAGAAGGAGAATCGGACATCTCAACTAGATCACGGTGCATGACTAAAACGGAATAGAAGAAGCGCTATGAGATGATCCTTTCGATGTTTCTACCATGCACCAAGCGCCATTCTCAGTCGCTCATTTGTCAAGGAGAAGGTCTCGTAGCTTACGGCACTGGCTCTCCAATTCGGGTTCCTGAGGGCTTGACGCATTAACGACAACTCTTGCTTAAGGGGATCATGCATACATCTTCATGCTACAAGCAGCTCGTGCTCTAAAAATAGTGTGTGCTATAACTTCTTCTAAGCATTCAGCGGGAAGTCCATGCAAAATCCTAATAAGACACACGCTTAAGCCCTTTCAGCACGCTGCTGTAAGGTCAAAAAAGGATGTTTCCTTGCCAACCTTCAATCATTCACAAAACATCTTTGGTAGTTGGGGCTGTCAACTCGCGATCGAACCACTGTGGCCAGCCATTAGTGATGCTGCAagggtattaaaaaaaaataaggtggCCGCCGGAAACATGCCTTTCTTCTATTCAACACCTGGAAATGCGAGTAGCTTCCTAAGCTTACTCAGTGCCTATGATCGAATCTTGGCAAGTGTTTCTAAGCTATGAAGGTAGTTGTCCATTCTTCAACCCATCATGCAAGGGGAAATAGGCCATCACTCATCACAAAGGTCATCGGGACTTATTATGTGAGTCCCTGCAAGAATTACCAATGAGGAATATGCTGTAAAAGGGCTAAGTATGAAGCAGGTTCTCTGTGTTAAAGCCAAGAAATCTCCACACTAGCATACAAGCTATATGAACTTCACGGGCCAAGCAAAGCAAGTTATCTCATGCCAAGCGAaatgcataaacaaaaaaatttgaagcatCATGCAATCTATTACTCGAGCTTATGACAAGCAAAGTTCCCTCTCCATGCTCAATCAGTCATTCCAGCAGACCCTTTCACAAATTACAAGCATACGCTCGTAATGCATATAGTTCAATCAAAGAAGGTGGTCAAGAACGTAGCACACGCAAAGTATACGCCAAGCATGCAAGTCAAGCTCACGCCAAAGAAAAGGCTTAAGCAAATATCAAAGCAGCATGCAATTTATCCATGGCAAGCAAAATTCTCAAGTAATTCCCATGACAAGCAAATTCTCcctcaaaatacaaaagattCAAGCATTGCAGAGCATGCATTCTGTCAATTTCTATTTCCACAAGATCGGAGAAAAGTCCAGATTTAATCAAGCGTGTGTTCACAAGAAAAACAAGCCTAGGCTAAACACCAGTCTATGTCTATGCCTACAAAGCCAAAAGAAAGACTCAAGATTCCAGTGAAGGAGCAGAACTACTTACTGAGAAATCGAGATAGAAATCCAAATTGCCAAGTTGCGAAATTGGTAAACTCGAAGCTTCCAGCGACAATGGATACAACGCAGGCTTTCGGCACCCTCCCCTGCCTGTGCCAGAGACGTATACACCTACATAGAAAAAAACGCATCATGCAAAGTTCAGCCTTTTCACCAGCTCAAAAAAGGGCCACCACATGATAAAAGGGGATGCTGAAAGCATAATCGCTATTGAAGCATAATTTCCAAAGACAAGTTGCAAGAGACCAAAACTCACTTTCATGCTATCAAAATCCTAGAAAATTAGACTTCTCATGCTTTCTCATGCTTTGGAGATTCTAAACAAGAGAATATGTTAGCCAAAATCAGACGCCGGAAAGGTACTCATACGCAAAGGGAGGCGCTGGAAGCATAATTTTCTCAAAGTGCAAGCAAACTCATCTATCAAGCATCTGACAAAATTCAAAAGGCGTGATACCAATCCACatgctaaaaaatttcatttcattcaagCATTTCAAGCAATTTGAAGAACTCATGCTCTTACGACAATACCTTTCAACATCATGCTCTCACAACAATATTGCTCAAGAACATGCTCTAGCAATATTCAGATCAGCACTCAATGCCAACAGAAAGGACATGCTAAATTCCCAAGAAAAAGCAACATGCCAAGCAAAACTTATACACAAACTTTCCAACCATTCCAGCTAGAACATCCCACCTTTAGAAAATCACTATAAATCAAGCTTACAACCAAAAAATCCCAGAC belongs to Prunus persica cultivar Lovell chromosome G4, Prunus_persica_NCBIv2, whole genome shotgun sequence and includes:
- the LOC109948906 gene encoding uncharacterized protein LOC109948906, translated to MAGVYVSGTGRGGCRKPALYPLSLEASSLPISQLGNLDFYLDFSVESISQVAEDTLPTPPLGTSSVAADTALRLPAAQPPAHPFLSTSDTTAGTSPQLPAVLPPTPLFLSTSDITSGTSPQLPAVLPRGEIIDDSHKEDDVSISMGHLSEESMSWQDWENSFMAFKAFFDGGAKICEAITLGFHVDFPINLVRNLACAVFGVRAIHSMKLSHGSSEVKADADTLNIKQQELDSQRREVHAFSLAKCVTETTTRSSPRASFVLFGHSS